The sequence TAAAACCGGCGAGTTGTCTCAGCGCCTCTTCGATGAGTTACAGGCTATCCAAAACGGAAGACAGGACGATCCTTTTAAATGGATTGTTCGGGTCGGTTAACTGTTTTCCTGCCCTCCGCGCGTTCTGCATTAAATAATCACATAGTTTCAAAAACTTGGGGCCGATGCTGTTTTTTTAGTGTTGGCCCCTTGATTTTCATAAAAGCAAACCTATAGTTTTGCGCAGTTTGAAGACAACCGGTAGTAAACCAATTTATCAAAGCATATAAAAATGGGACTTGGATCTCGAAACCTTATATGCAATCATACGTTCCACAGGAGGAAGTAAATGAAAATTCGTCCATTAAATGATCGTCTCCTTGTCAAGAGACTCGAAGAAGAAACAATGACAGCAGGTGGTATTATTATTCCAGATAGTGCCAAAGAGAAACCAGCTGAAGGTGAAGTTATAGCCGTTGGTCCTGGTAAAGTTGCTGACAATGGTGAGCGTATTGCTCTGCAGGTAAAAGAAGGAGATATGGTTCTCTTTTCTAAGTACGGCGGAACCGATGTGAAGCTCGATGGTGAGGATTTCCTTATCATGCGTGAAGATGATATTCTTGGAATCGTAGAGAAGTAACGAATACTATCCGTCAATACCCTATAGAGGAGATTTAAATTATGGCTGGAAAAGATATTAAATACGGAGTAAAGGCCCGCGAGTCCATTCTCGCTGGTGTTAATACTCTTGCTAATGCAGTAAAAGTAACACTTGGTCCCAAGGGTCGAAATGTTCTGATCGAGAAATCTTTTGGCGCACCAACTATCACCAAAGATGGTGTAACAGTTGCCAAAGAGGTTGAGGTTAAGGATAAGATAGAGAACATGGGCGCACAGATGGTACGCGAAGTCGCTTCAAAGACCTCTGATGTTGCTGGTGATGGTACCACCACAGCGACCGTTCTTGCTCAGGCTATTTACCGTGAAGGCGCAAAGCTTGTTGCAGCCGGTGGCAACCCGATGGAGATCAAGCGTGGAATCGACAAATCCGTTGATGTCGTTGTCGCAGAGCTTAAAAAAATTGCCAAACCTACCAAAGAGCAGTCAGAAATTGCTCAGGTTGGAACCATCTCTGCAAACAGTGATGCCACCATCGGTGCTATCATTGCAGAGGCTATGGACAAAGTTGGTAAAGAGGGTGTTATCACCGTTGAAGAAGCCAAGTCCATGGATACCACTCTCGACGTTGTAGAGGGTATGCAGTTTGATCGCGGTTACCTCTCCCCTTATTTTGTAACCGATGCAGATCGTATGGAAGTAAACATGGAAGATCCTTACTTCCTCCTTGTTGAGAAGAAAGTATCCAACATGAAAGATCTTCTCCCAGTGCTTGAAGCTGTAGCCAAGATGGGCAGAGGACTGTTCATTATCGCAGAAGATGTTGATGGTGAGGCTCTTGCCACACTGGTTGTCAACAAACTTCGAGGCACTCTTAATATTGCTGCTGTTAAGGCTCCTGGCTTTGGCGATCGTAGAAAAGCAATGCTTGAGGATATCGCGATTCTTACTGGTGGCCAGGTTATTACCGAAGATCTCGGAATCAAACTTGAGAACGTAACCATTAACGATCTTGGTACTGCCAAGCGTGTTGTTGTAGACAAAGATAATACCACCATTATTGATGGTGCTGGTGATACAGCTCAGCTTGAAGCTCGCGTTAAACAGATTCGTACTCAGATTGATGCTTCCACTTCAGATTACGATAGTGAGAAACTTCAGGAGCGTCTTGCCAAACTGATCGGTGGTGTTGCTGTGATCAATGTTGGTGCTGCTACTGAGATCGAAATGAAAGAGAAGAAGGCTCGCGTTGAAGATGCATTGAACTCAACCCGCGCTGCAGTTGAAGAAGGTGTTGTTCCCGGTGGTGGAATTGCATATATTCGTTGTCTTGGTGCTCTTGCCGCCTTGAAACTCGAGGGTGAGCAGGACCTTGGTAAGAAAATCCTTCTTCGTGCTCTTGAAGAGCCCGTACGTCAGATTGCTAGCAATGCAGGCTGCGAAGGCTCCGTTGTTGTTGAGCACGTAAAAGGCCTTAAAGGCTCTAACGGTTTCAACGCTGCGACTGAAGAATATGAAGACCTGATCGTTGCCGGGGTTATTGATCCTGCAAAAGTTACCCGTACTGCACTGCAGAACGCCGCCTCTGTTTCAGGAATGCTTCTGACTACAGAATGTGTGATTGCTGAACATCCAGATGAAGATGGTGGAGCCGGCGGAATGGGTATGCCTCCAGGAGGAATGGGCGGAATGGGTGGAATGGGCGGCATGGGCGGAATGATGTAGTTCCCCTCTGTTCAGTCCTTTCTGAACGCTTGAGCAATACAAAGAAGGATCTCCTTTACGAGATCCTTCTTTTTTTTGTTGTCAACTTTTTCATATTGAAAAAAGTTGACAGTGAAAGAGGAATAAGGTAAATATCTTCCTCTTTACATATTGGCGATGTAGCTCAGATGGTTAGAGCATACGGCTCATATCCGTAGTGTCCGGGGTTCAATTCCCTGCATCGCCACCAGAAACACTTGATAACCCGT comes from Desulfocapsa sulfexigens DSM 10523 and encodes:
- the groES gene encoding co-chaperone GroES yields the protein MKIRPLNDRLLVKRLEEETMTAGGIIIPDSAKEKPAEGEVIAVGPGKVADNGERIALQVKEGDMVLFSKYGGTDVKLDGEDFLIMREDDILGIVEK
- the groL gene encoding chaperonin GroEL (60 kDa chaperone family; promotes refolding of misfolded polypeptides especially under stressful conditions; forms two stacked rings of heptamers to form a barrel-shaped 14mer; ends can be capped by GroES; misfolded proteins enter the barrel where they are refolded when GroES binds); the encoded protein is MAGKDIKYGVKARESILAGVNTLANAVKVTLGPKGRNVLIEKSFGAPTITKDGVTVAKEVEVKDKIENMGAQMVREVASKTSDVAGDGTTTATVLAQAIYREGAKLVAAGGNPMEIKRGIDKSVDVVVAELKKIAKPTKEQSEIAQVGTISANSDATIGAIIAEAMDKVGKEGVITVEEAKSMDTTLDVVEGMQFDRGYLSPYFVTDADRMEVNMEDPYFLLVEKKVSNMKDLLPVLEAVAKMGRGLFIIAEDVDGEALATLVVNKLRGTLNIAAVKAPGFGDRRKAMLEDIAILTGGQVITEDLGIKLENVTINDLGTAKRVVVDKDNTTIIDGAGDTAQLEARVKQIRTQIDASTSDYDSEKLQERLAKLIGGVAVINVGAATEIEMKEKKARVEDALNSTRAAVEEGVVPGGGIAYIRCLGALAALKLEGEQDLGKKILLRALEEPVRQIASNAGCEGSVVVEHVKGLKGSNGFNAATEEYEDLIVAGVIDPAKVTRTALQNAASVSGMLLTTECVIAEHPDEDGGAGGMGMPPGGMGGMGGMGGMGGMM